Sequence from the Macadamia integrifolia cultivar HAES 741 unplaced genomic scaffold, SCU_Mint_v3 scaffold726, whole genome shotgun sequence genome:
tctcctattcccactaggattgctgatcggttctgatttctggagacttttatcagaatctgaattatacctcttgaatgttacaacaaataaattaaaaaataagaataaaacagatggggggttgagaagggtgaaagagaataaaggaagtggctatctcagcctgggcttctcacccacggctatctcagctgctctgaGCATTTAGTtgtaaactttctttcataaatgcaaactttctttcattcaaatatgCCATTATAAATACATAGGCTCTTCTATTTATaaagggcagaatagcaatcaaactactactaggagctcgtttctcaataggactagacactcctactacaactaggagcttgtttcccaataggattagacactcctactacaactaggaattcaaaataagactaagacttgactttatgactccaacatggagtaagactaactaactaatagtccatataagactttacaaccgaccaatggcctaatgggcctttattgaattaaatagcaactaactaaactaatgaattaaattccATTTTtgaccttctacccatattttatgcccattaaagtgacccatttcaaataaaacccatgggatcaaaggcccaacacatatataacacaactcaaggcttatttgcaataaaataagcccaagtgacttatctacatcagttcTTAACTTCTTATGCTTCTGTGTGTGGTTATGTATTCTCTATCTTATAGAAGAACCTTGATTAGATGCTAGATTCAATGGATGGTCTCATTGACAGCAAAATTTTATGCaagcaaaatcaaaatcaaaatcgttGCCATGAATTGTGGCTTCCTAACTATTGAGAAAGGTTTTTTTTCAACAATCCCTTAGATATTTTTTAGAATGAGCAACAAGTTTTTGGGGCTTTCCTTTTGGAAAAATGAATGTAGAGAGTAATATGGCATGGAAGCAGTTAATACTCCTGGTTTCATAGGCTCATAGCCATGTTATGCTTTTGAGGTTTGCATTCTTAGTTGCTTGCAACATATTTGATTTATTAGCTAACAGCCTAACAGAGAAAGGCAAGTTTTAGTTATCGAATGTTCAATTTTTTTGGTTCTCCATAGATGCTTTGTTGTGGCATCATAATTGCATATTCCATGTGATCTTATACATCTCTGACTACTCTACAATTAGCAGGAGTTATTAAGGGGAAGCAAGCTGCAAAGCATGGTTTTGCGGGGAATTAAATCTGAAGAACACGTAAGCTTACATCTTCCTCCTTGTACTTTAGCATGTCTAGGTAACtgggtacttttttttttttttttttgaaaaaaaaaaataaaggtactGGGCCCAAAAAACCTTGAAATACTGTCATATACAAGGGATTAACGTACTAATATCAATGTAGTCTTAGTCAGCCAAAGTTAAGAGGCATATTGTGAATATTCAATATACGAATGCATGAAATGGCCAGGAAAAAAGTTTTTTCTTCCCCTTATGGAAATTTATTAATAGAGCAGAGAAAAGGATacatgggggaaaaaaagaaccaaggaaaatggaattacACTTAACACCAGCACATTGCCAACAAAGAAGTTTGGTACCCCATTAACCCTTAAAAATAGATAATAGGCGAGACATCTAGAAAAGAACCAAAACTTCCACAATTAAAGGTCCCCCCCCCCTGCGGGGTCGGcctgaaaaaaaatttcccaacaCGGCAACACCCATCAGATGGAAATTGCATAACAACCTCAGGAGACCCCAATCTCTGCACTTGATATTCAGAAAAGCACTGTATGCCTGTTAATTTGAACAACTTTCACTGCTGCTGCTTCCTTGGCTAGTCATAGCCTTTCTTCATATACCTCCAAAAAAAAGGGTGTTCTATCTCCTCAACCCTTGAAGTTAACACTGAAATGTTCAACTCCCTCACTTCCTTACTAACCTGGTCCCTCTCTGAAGTACTGTCTTGGGAAAGACTATCTGTATAAGTGAATAGACAAGATTGGTTTGAGCCTATGAGTACCCCTCAATCTCTGAGTAGAGGACTGAATGTTGGAATCATCCGTATCCAATTTGCTGGGTATTTTGCCTTTCATCATCACTGTATTGGAGAAGAGTAGAACAGAAATTTTTTAATATGTATTAGGCACacggtttaaagtatcggtccatATCGTATCGTCTGATACGATACAGTATTGATCGGTACTGACGCGATACACTGTTTTTAAATCTTTTATTGGTCAATTAAGTAGTTTGATTAGTAGTTGGTTTAGGCTATTTCTAGTCATGTTAGGAGTCAGATTTGAGAGTCTTTGctgccttcctttggaaagggtgTGAATCCTTTAAATTCCATCGCCCTCTTAGTTGGGCTACGGATTGCCTTCCCAAAAAGGAAGGGGGTTTGGGTTTGAGGCAGATCAAGGATGTTAACTATGTGGGAACTCTCAAGTTGATCTGGAAAGTGGTTTCTAAgaagaaaagcatttgggtAGATTGGGTTTACTCTAATATGCTCAAGCAGGACACTTTTTGGTATGTGCGCATCCCCTCAGATGCCTCCTGGGTGTGGTGTAAGATGATCTCCCTCGGAATTATTGCTTCTAGAGTTATATCCACTCGGATTGGAGATAGCTCCTCTACTTTCCTctggcttgacccttggcaccctaTGGGGCTCCTTTCCCATGTTCTCAATGCCCGGAGCATCTATCATTCTGGGCTCCCAAAGCTTGCTAAGGTTGCTGACATTCTTTCTTTAGGATCNNNNNNNNNNNNNNNNNNNNGCATGTCCATGGATTTTTATCTTGAATGACAGTTTTTTAGTCCCGGATAGTAATGGGAACAGTTATTCTATATATTTGGATATTGAAAATGAGATTTTTGGGAATTTGGGTTGCAGGGATGTGCAAATATTTGGTATGCATCTGTCCAAAGACTCTAAAAAAGAAGAGTTACATATCTGGATACACCTGTACACATGTCATACTGTCTTTGACACAGATGGGTAAAATGAAGGATCAAGGTATAACAGCATGAGAAAGAAGGACCATCCCTTTCCACCTGTTTTTTACATGTTGCAAGTGTTATCCTTTCTATGAGAGAAGGGATTTCTTAAGAAATGGCCTCGTATTGAGACATGTTACCCCATCCTGACAATCTTGAAGAAGCTTCAAAATACCATATGTAAACAGAACGTTCCAGGAGATGCCTGATTGTGAGACATGTCAAGCAAAATGTTTGTTTTTAAACTCTAGGATAGAGTATGTTCTAGGGGATCTCCAACTCAAAGGGGATTCATCCTGTCATTTCATCTTCCCTGAAACAAATTCTATCCTTGGCCCCGCCTTATTCTTGGTCCACTAGTTAACATTGGGGAATGAGAATATTGCGTCCAGAGCTTTCCATGGACACTAAAAAATCACTCTATCTGCTAGGGTACCTCAACCTTATCCTGTAACTTATACTTTTATCTAGTAACTGCATATCATAAGAATTGTTGCTCAACTGCAAATCTGCAAGCCCTTTGGCAAGGAGATAAGTGTTCCCACAAACAGATATTTCCTATGCCTTGACTAACTTTGGCGAAATATTACAGGTCTTGACAGGTGAAGAGCTGTAAGACTTCAGTTTTTTTAATCCAGTATTTGGACAATTAGTTTGGCTGCTGACATCAAAATATAAAAGTTTGATTTTGTTAAATTTAGTATGTTCTTACAggttttcctctctctctccccctcttccTTTCACAGTCTTAAGGTTGTGGCTTTTGAGGTTCCTGCACTTCTTAGAATGGGAGAAGTTCCAGATTTGTTCTCATTGTGCATGGAAGCAGCTACAAAAGAAATTGTTCATGGTAAACTTTGACCATTGTTCTGGAGTCAAAACCCATCCTCACCCCCATATCTGCTACTCTAGTTTCCTACACAAGGAAAGaactttcattatttttctataattcaAATTAAGATATGGTAAATGTTTTAATTGTTAATGAACTCTCTCTGCATGATCTTGTTCAGGAGATCATCTTCTGCAGAACATATTTGAACTTCCACCAGACTTGTTTGACTGCTTATTGATGCGCTTACCACCGTTGGCATTGCAGAAGTTACAAGAAATGTCAGTAAACTTGCAGTCCTATTCAGGCATTCAAAcccatattttatttgtttacttgCATCTACGTCATACTTGCACGATAATGTAGAGAGTTTACCTGCTTATATGCTCTGCTTCCATTTTGCAAAGTTTATTTGAACTAGCTTGTGAACCTTGTAGGGTTCTTATACTTTTGTATGAATGGAACCATTATCACTGTAGTTGGTGAAATTGATGTTGAGGAAGTTGCTACTTATTGTAAATTCCAGAAAAGGATAATTCATGAGCAATTGATGGTTAGGCTGGTTTCTTCCTATTTCTTTTCCccacattctttcttctttattcaatcttgttttttattattaataataattacacAACCATGAATAGAGGGAAAATGGAGAACCATGATTAAGGCATATGAACTTTAAAGCTGCCATTACCTGACCAGAGTATAGAATTTACTGCTCTTATTAAAGCTTCTATATGAACCATTTTTTTAATGAGTGCTGCTCTATGaactactatatatatatattactggAACTTAATATATTTATCAaacttttatatttattaatgtaactttttatatttttcctgtGATTAGGCCATTTAAACACTCCAGTGGTTATAACAATATTGATGCTAGCAATAGTGATGGGAGAAAACGTGGAAGGTACGGAATAAATGGTATGCTTTAGTTATGTGAGATCAGATTTGTTGGCCCTTTGCATTCGGACACTGCTCTTACTGTGGATATCATGATTATAGATATGGTGACTTTGACACAGCATGGAAAATGTTATTCAAATCACGATGGCCTGAGGGTGTGAGGCAGATCCAACCTGTGGACTTGTTGAGAAAAGAAGGCATAGGAAACTTTGAGCCAAAAAAGAGTAGTAGCGACTGGAGACAGATCTACTGGGAAGCACATCTTCAAAAGTATGCCTATTTATTAAGATGAGCATATTAGATTGTTGCCTTTTGCTATTATTTGtttacattttcttttaaattagtTTTTGAATCATTTATTTAGAACATATCATCTAATTTGAAGGACAGTTGCCTAGATGAAGCAGCAGAGATTGCATTCCTCCCATCTTTTGGTGGACCTATTGGTGAAATAACCATTCCAGGTAATACTATACTTGTGTATCAAGCTTTTTCTTGTGTTATATTATGGTGTTAGCTTGCTGCTGATTGTGATTTTTCACCTTTCTTTCCATGTATCAACTATGTTATTTCCCTATTATTACTTTAAGCATGATCAAGTTGGAACATGGAAGCATGGTATAATAGTTAAATGAAtgtaaaaaaattttgtttgtcATGATCTTTCAAGATGCACTTGTCAAGCTTAATGTGTGCAAATGTATGGTGGTATTAATATTGGTTGAGTAGGTCTGTCGTAATTTACATAATTTCTTTTTACAAGCCAATACTTGACTGTAGGATTATGTTCTGTTTGCCTAGTATGGCAATTGATTTCTACATTCCAGAATCAATTAGCTGTGGAGGGGTCGTTGCTTGGAGCAATGGCAAAGGGCTCTTTCCGCCTGCACAGTGGTGTGGGTTCGAGTCCTGGGAACCGGCCTCTCCgtaaagggggtaaggctgtctacctatataccctctcagaaccctgcttaagtgcgggaagcctttgtgcactgggtaacggCCTTTTTTAGAATCAATTAGCTGTGGAATCCTACATAAACGTTTTCCTTGTGCTTTAGTTTATCATTATTCTTGTTACCAATAAAAAGAAGTTGCAAGAGGGAGAAAACAGATGTGACAAAGAAATgaataaggaaaacaaaaaagaaaagaaagaccaaaggGAAAACTTGGAAACCTGAAAGACAAGAATGTATTCGATACATATCAATAATGGATATACTTTTTGGAGAGATCAAAACTCGAAACCAGTACATCCAGTTTGACTGTGAACTGCTCAAAATCCTGAACAGGTAAACAAATCTGTCTTGCTGATAATTAGAAATGAAGTAGAGATCTTTAGCTTTACAAAGTTGTAAATAATAAAGACCTTTTACATTGCCAATAAAACATGGTGGTCATTAATCATTATCAGGATTCCTACAGACaattctcttcccccccccacccctcccccccaaaaaaaaaataaattagaagttTATTTAGGTTAGGATTGAATGCCTGATCTTAGACCTTTTCTTTCAtatctccaaggtgaacagttTCAGCAAGGTGACCATAATCATGGATGTCAGTTTattatatctttttcttcttctctattgaATGGAGTGGAGGTTGAGAAGTTGGTTTTGTCACAAACTTGTTTCCTCTCCTTGATGTGAACGTAGCCGGGAAACAGACGTTGCACAAGTATGGTTTGTCTGCACAGGTATAGTTTGCCATTGAGAGTAAACAAGATTGCTACAGTAGGTTCCTCAATAAGCAGATGAGCAGTTTGTATGAAGTTGGTGTATCACAATCTTGTTTCCTCTGTGAGCTTTGCAAATTCACATGCCATTGGCTCCTGCAATTTATACTAGGTGGTTTTGTTTTCCTTCTAGATGACATGAGCTTTGCTAGAGGGTGACTCCTGCAATGTGATGTGGGAACATCCTAGAGAAGAATTCCTATAGTTTGATTGTTCATTACAAACcatcggattggttttggtgttTGGGAGCACTGTGTGACAGGTAATTGgttattttcataatttttcttaGGTTCTAATTTGGATGGTCAAAACTTATTTATTGTGGTGATATTGGATCATTTGAAAGTTAATTGAGTTATGCATCCACCAAGACCAAGATCATGCAATTCTGAGTTATATCAGGAGAACAATGATCTAGGAAAGGGGTTAAGCACTCATTGAGGAGCTAAGTTAATTAGAGCCATATTAGGAATTTTAGTTAAGAGTCAAAAGTCAAATTCATGCAGGTACATAGGGGTCTGTTGTTACCTATAAAGAGGCTTGTCATCAGCATATCTTGACTGCCATGTTTTAGCTTTTGGCTATGGTTCCCACTGGTTTGATGGTCAAACCAGCTGCTTAtcgctttctctttctcctttcgtGAGCTACTATTCTGTCATAGTCCTC
This genomic interval carries:
- the LOC122069845 gene encoding uncharacterized protein LOC122069845 produces the protein MGEVPDLFSLCMEAATKEIVHGDHLLQNIFELPPDLFDCLLMRLPPLALQKLQEMPFKHSSGYNNIDASNSDGRKRGRYGDFDTAWKMLFKSRWPEGVRQIQPVDLLRKEGVGNFEPMNSSSDWRQIYWEAHLQNCLDEAAEIAFLPSFDGPIGEITIPETVLKCIGYEARIDYTASSHSKLSYHCQQFGHFARSLRLQNVFCIAETCELLRGSKLQSMVLRGIKSEEHVFLSLSPSSFHSLKVVAFEVPALLRMGEVPDLFSLCMEAATKEIVHGDHLLQNIFELPPDLFDCLLMRLPPLALQKLQEMPFKHSSGYNNIDASNSDGRKRGRYGDFDTAWKMLFKSRWPEGVRQIQPVDLLRKEGIGNFEPKKSSSDWRQIYWEAHLQNCLDEAAEIAFLPSFGGPIGEITIPGNTILVYQAFSCVILWC